A window of Streptomyces sp. NBC_01241 genomic DNA:
AGTAGTCCTTGGGGCGGTAGTGCAGCGTCTTGTCGTCGACCCAGTACCAGGAACCGGTCACGGCGGGCTTGGAGCGGACGGTCAGGGCGCGCTCCACGGTGGCCCTGGACGCCTTGTCCTTGACCGGAGCGCTGAGTTGCGCCGTGATGGGCTGTCCTACGCCGTAGGTGCCCGACTGAGGGCCGAACTCGACCTTCAGGAGCTTCTTGGCCCGGACGGAGGCGGTCTCGAACGAGAGCGTACGGCCGCCCGGGTCGCCGTCGCCGTCCTCCATGCTGACCTGGACGGTGTAGCGGGTGCCGGCGGCGAGCGGGGAGGTGGAGTGCCAGCGTCTCCCGTCGGCGTCCAGTTCGCCCGCCAGATGGCGTCCGGTCGTGTCCGTGGCCGTCACGTCCGTGATCCGGCCGTCGTCGTCCTCGACGTTGACTTCGAGCGGCTTGTCGGGGTCGGTCTTCTCGTCCCCCGCGGGAACGTTGGCGGAGATCTCGTCCGTCGCGTCGTACGGTTTCGCCGCGAGCGGGTGGCCGTCGGACCCCCCACAGGCGGTCACACCTGCGACCAGGGTCATGACCAGCAGGGTGCTGCTGACTACGGGGCTGAAGCGCGGTGTGTGGCTCATGAACACACGCTAAGGAAGTTCATCCTTATAAGCGCGCGATGTGACTGCAAACGGGGGACCCGTACTTCTTTTGGTGGAGAAGTACGGGCCCCCCGTCAGGTGGAGCGGTGACGCGAGGTCACTGGGTGCGGTTCTCACCGCGGTAGTACTCGAAGACCCAGCCGAACAGGCCGATCAGGATCGCCGGGATCGCGTAGTAGAACAGCCACCAGCCGAAGACGATGCCCAGGAAGGCGAGGGCGCCGCCGAGGGCCAGTGAGAGCGGCTGCCAGCTGTGCGGGGAGAAGAACCCCACCTCGCCGGCCTCGTCCGCGACGTCGGCTTCCTTGTTGTCCTGAGCCATGGCGTCGACCCGCTGCGCCGTGAAGGCCAGGTAGAAGCCGATCATGACGCTCAGGCCGAAGGCCAGGAAGAGCGCGGTGGTACCGACCGGCTCCTTCGACCACACGCCGTACGTGACGGCCAGGGCGACGAAGAAAACGCTCAGCCAGAGGAACAGCTTGCCCT
This region includes:
- a CDS encoding cytochrome c oxidase subunit 4, encoding MKIQGKLFLWLSVFFVALAVTYGVWSKEPVGTTALFLAFGLSVMIGFYLAFTAQRVDAMAQDNKEADVADEAGEVGFFSPHSWQPLSLALGGALAFLGIVFGWWLFYYAIPAILIGLFGWVFEYYRGENRTQ